In a genomic window of Mycosarcoma maydis chromosome 5, whole genome shotgun sequence:
- a CDS encoding uncharacterized protein (related to 3-phytase A precursor), producing MPAITQSLAFIGASGAPPPHLPSTLVLPPDIFHNLGHYSPWFPANALSQQVDNHDECEVTFVSQLERHGSRYPTGGAFKELRKTLQQIASHLKHVPDAGQNVAPTEALEPQLQWLRHWVDTKKTEDGGLRNRLGNSELTPYGQFEAYSSGRRFYEQYAHLFEAQHVQVNADYNVELNHASSALESLCRTSEVSSSSGIWTAAHLFSRVRRAVCRLLDSGSTADSAQLGQQLAKRPFVRASGADRVITTSRFWLQGFAHSPDKPFQHAPPESAPWPQKGRPVVIDDLKSDKPHRRIRNLPEPDVIISEARKSDKLGQITSNNTLDVYTCSAFERDYRDNAQSLASRKTASFSSNATASIRARLASQLGVRRGGSKDRRGERIHLEPRQVLQLFSLCAFDTVARLDPYGLWYNQPERNKDAMSPFCSLFEPEEFGSIYEITTDLEKDYGFATHNPLHKALATPWLRELLARLENRRPVMSPPTSINTTLDEDRATFPVSAAQGPRAFVDFTHDNQLAPVIAALGLWDEDHRWTTSQTTPFSGRMTVERLECRGEAYIRVLVNDKPANVSHGSWCAHTPGFKTSHDDHLCPQNAFLEPLQWVDQPDEWDKCYTKTGANVD from the coding sequence ATGCCGGCTATTACTCAGAGCCTTGCCTTTATCGGCGCATCTGGAGCGCCCCCACCCCATCTCCCGAGCACCTTGGTCTTGCCACCTGACATTTTCCACAATCTTGGTCACTACTCCCCCTGGTTTCCCGCTAATGCCCTGTCGCAACAGGTCGACAACCATGATGAATGCGAGGTAACCTTTGTTAGCCAGCTCGAACGACACGGCTCCCGTTACCCGACCGGTGGCGCATTCAAGGAACTGCGCAAGACGCTTCAACAGATCGCTTCGCATCTAAAGCATGTACCTGATGCAGGCCAGAACGTTGCACCTaccgaagcgctcgagccgCAGCTCCAATGGCTTCGTCACTGGGTTGATACCAAAAAGACGGAAGATGGCGGCCTGCGCAATCGTCTCGGCAACTCGGAGCTGACGCCATACGGTCAATTCGAAGCTTATTCTTCAGGCAGACGCTTCTATGAACAGTATGCACACCTTTTTGAAGCGCAGCACGTTCAGGTCAACGCCGACTACAACGTCGAGCTGAATCATGCAAGCTCCGCTCTCGAGTCTCTCTGCAGAACGTCCGAGGTATCTTCCTCCTCCGGCATCTGGACTGCGGCACATCTCTTCTCCCGCGTTCGTCGAGCCGTATGTCGCCTCCTGGACTCAGGCTCAACCGCCGATTCGGCGCAGCTAGGTCAGCAACTCGCCAAACGTCCCTTCGTTCGTGCATCAGGAGCCGATCGCGTCATCACTACCTCCCGCTTCTGGCTCCAGGGCTTTGCGCATTCTCCTGACAAACCATTCCAGCACGCCCCGCCCGAGTCGGCTCCATGGCCACAAAAAGGTCGACCTGTGGTGATCGACGACCTCAAGAGCGACAAGCCGCACAGGCGAATCCGCAACCTTCCCGAGCCCGATGTCATCATCTCCGAAGCACGCAAATCAGACAAGCTTGGTCAGATTACTAGCaacaacacgctcgacgtCTACACGTGCTCAGCTTTCGAGCGTGACTATCGCGACAATGCACAGAGCCTTGCTTCCCGCAAAACAGCGTCATTCTCGAGCAACGCTACCGCATCCATTCGGGCGCGACTAGCGAGCCAGCTCGGTGTGCGACGCGGTGGAAGCAAAGATCGACGCGGTGAAAGGATCCATCTGGAGCCTCGCCAGGTGTTACAGCTGTTCAGTCTGTGCGCCTTTGATACTGTGGCGAGACTCGACCCTTACGGACTCTGGTACAACCAACCAGAGCGCAACAAAGACGCCATGAGTCCCTTCTGCAGCCTGTTTGAGCCGGAAGAATTCGGCAGCATTTACGAAATTACTACCGACTTGGAAAAGGACTACGGCTTTGCAACACACAACCCTCTGCACAAAGCCCTCGCCACTCCTTGGTTGCGAGAGCTTCTGGCGAGGCTTGAGAACAGACGACCCGTCATGTCTCCTCCAACGTCCATCAACACTACCCTCGATGAAGATCGCGCTACGTTCCCCGTGTCAGCCGCACAAGGCCCACGCGCTTTTGTTGATTTCACTCATGATAACCAGCTCGCACCTGTGATCGCTGCGCTTGGATTATGGGACGAGGATCATCGTTGGACCACTTCACAGACTACGCCTTTCTCAGGGAGGATGACGGTAGAGAGATTGGAATGCCGGGGCGAGGCATACATTCGCGTCTTGGTCAACGACAAGCCTGCTAATGTCTCCCATGGAAGCTGGTGCGCCCATACACCAGGATTCAAGACCTCTCACGACGACCATCTCTGCCCTCAGAATGCATTCCTCGAACCTCTTCAGTGGGTCGATCAGCCAGATGAGTGGGACAAGTGCTACACAAAGACGGGCGCAAACGTTGATTAG
- a CDS encoding uncharacterized protein (related to ACN9 - protein of gluconeogenesis in mitochondrial intermembrane space) has protein sequence MFRPSTSLALRSTLRQLASASNQPIPPGSEINAVKRTVATILPPIRLYRRIIRAHRRLDPDMRAVGDNYVKDEFRRHKNIDNPLQIIGFLSSWKMYLDQLEVQQGQPGGFRGQRLDPQLLEKMSDEQIYQIHELMTATQEAYSDKAQAFPPEKQRELAEKAAADAGLSVKKDE, from the coding sequence ATGTTTCGACCATCAACAAGCCTAGCGCtacgctcgacgctgcgTCAGCTGGCGTCAGCGTCTAATCAGCCCATCCCTCCTGGCTCAGAGATCAACGCGGTCAAACGTACTGTCGCCACTATCTTACCGCCTATCAGGCTCTACCGGCGCATCATTCGCGCACATCGTAGGCTCGACCCTGACATGCGTGCTGTTGGCGATAACTACGTCAAAGACGAATTTCGAAGGCACAAGAACATCGACAACCCACTGCAGATTATCGGTTTCCTCAGCTCGTGGAAGATGTacctcgatcagctcgaagTGCAGCAGGGTCAACCTGGCGGCTTCCGAGGTCAACGACTAGACCcccagctgctcgagaagatGTCGGACGAGCAGATCTACCAGATTCACGAGCTTATGACCGCAACCCAAGAGGCGTACTCGGACAAGGCGCAGGCATTTCCACCAGAAAAGCAGAGGGAGTTAGCTGAAAAGGCGGCTGCCGACGCAGGCCTATCTGTCAAGAAGGATGAATGA
- a CDS encoding uncharacterized protein (related to DRAP deaminase RIB2) translates to MGHHRGAEAINAATGVTTRQNGLRKTQPYWYEFQTYSKLRWFGRELIEIMTTEFRDRTKEYYVWAIHKGICTVNAKKADLHQILGDGDKICNSVHRHEPPVTDEPIKIIHRDDDEGILVIVKPGSIPVHAAGRYLRHTLVGLLQSEHGVDMVYTTNRLDRLTSGIMVCSTKKETASRLGAQFAAGQVNKAYVCRVRGKFPQGEVVCKQPILTIDRQSGVNIVHPKGKHCETIFVRLSYDASDDSSVVFCRPITGRTHQIRVHVQYLGHPICNDPIYGHDVWSKVDSSAFAEVIPDQWKKVGGEIGHKEVEKIVDAIKGDQDGQEDWARWKDEVLFKDMIAREGLENVHVPGPNGRSSRPSDELLKRALAKLELDTADVPTKGLNRPVDIETAWQKRVREQSSDFCPECKIPLLPDPKPEELYIYLHAIKYWTDEWSFEDALPWWAREDWQSITPHGSGTAQGAAEATLPEGLAIAHKSGTLLSSTAISSLITSEIEEKASRLAEPQKYAKHDQGVELTQVRQLVDYPVVDTGSSSRSSNNEQMAAAMEVVDVPVVFQVFGGFEDFAQREILQQTLLRASGDEDALTHKLGVSSSIHSGHVKVLDNKLAGHALQVYFDAKLGIAKTAYLLTAVREFPRELAKELKHEKHIGGASKRAKWKAKELRKALQKKEGKKLATQPTTPGIIQKPSILQKDGEKNESSRSMTAPSADGKATISTTAVEEATSSAVSEAETDEGAPFPSEVKLLELLDDIWEASRSQLDRALESWKCIVAATTGVPVATSCRTYRATVDRATYNLPSLNTQTMERYVGELAWDWLNGPDTPNTDLNAPTNWRVDLEKPMVDITLKFLPGFGIGDEFEKELGEQDDPALKTEGQIAFMIKLPPPATANPRRPAGRNALLVGGTAMAEYRAASLALALPLPTERKTLNGVQSGPEVAPLRVLEACCGHGSLVFETAAMMEARGLHGQVLGCDIDNETIERARCISNLAGFSSSSGAVSVQLEAIDGTDCSALQSFVGGSCSVDAIITDLPWGKREKASQSLSKLYHLFLESWFSVLRTGGYILTVTAEHRTLSRALSVFETTCRKKRLGACLRMEDVRMLDKNGSGLEQNKVKQQGVLEAQRNGQMRKIEIGYHVYVFMIRKIAI, encoded by the coding sequence ATGGGCCATCACAGGGGTGCAGAGGCGATCAACGCAGCGACTGGTGTAACCACTCGTCAAAATGGGCTTCGCAAAACCCAGCCTTACTGGTACGAGTTTCAGACATATTCGAAATTGCGTTGGTTTGGTCGAGAGCTCATCGAGATCATGACGACTGAGTTTCGCGATCGCACCAAGGAGTACTATGTATGGGCGATTCACAAGGGGATATGTACTGTCAATGCCAAAAAAGCCGACTTACATCAGATCcttggcgacggcgacaaGATTTGCAATAGTGTCCACAGACACGAACCACCGGTAACAGATGAACCGATCAAAATCATTCACAgagacgatgacgaaggAATTCTAGTGATTGTCAAACCGGGATCGATACCTGTTCATGCTGCAGGGAGATACTTGCGTCATACGCTGGTCGGCCTCCTCCAGTCAGAGCACGGTGTCGACATGGTGTATACGACAAATCGCCTAGATAGACTGACGAGCGGTATCATGGTCTGCTCGACCAAGAAGGAGACCGCATCCAGACTCGGCGCTCAATTTGCAGCTGGACAAGTCAACAAAGCCTACGTCTGTCGTGTGCGAGGCAAATTCCCTCAAGGCGAGGTCGTCTGCAAACAGCCGATCCTGACCATTGACCGTCAGAGCGGAGTCAACATTGTCCACCCAAAAGGCAAACACTGCGAAACCATATTTGTTCGCCTCTCGTACGACGCTTCCGACGACTCTTCGGTCGTCTTTTGTCGTCCCATCACGGGTCGCACGCATCAGATTCGTGTACACGTCCAGTATCTGGGACATCCCATTTGCAACGATCCCATCTACGGTCACGACGTATGGAGCAAAGTCGATAGTTCTGCTTTTGCCGAGGTCATCCCTGATCAATGGAAGAAAGTCGGTGGCGAGATCGGGCACAAGGAAGTCGAGAagatcgtcgatgcgatcAAGGGCGATCAGGATGGACAAGAGGACTGGGCAAGGTGGAAGGACGAAGTGCTCTTCAAAGACATGATTGCTCGAGAAGGCCTCGAAAATGTTCACGTCCCTGGGCCCAATGGCCGTTCCAGTCGACCTTCCGACGAACTACTCAAACGAGCATTGGCTAAACTAGAATTGGACACAGCTGATGTTCCAACAAAAGGTCTCAATCGACCTGTCGACATTGAGACAGCTTGGCAGAAGCGAGTCCGAGAACAGTCATCTGATTTCTGTCCCGAATGCAAAATCCCACTTCTACCCGACCCGAAACCAGAGGAGCTTTACATCTATCTACACGCGATCAAGTACTGGACAGACGAATGGTCGTTTGAAGACGCTTTACCTTGGTGGGCCAGAGAAGACTGGCAGTCAATCACGCCTCACGGTTCAGGTACAGCTCAAGgtgcagcagaagcgacaCTACCAGAGGGGCTGGCAATAGCTCACAAGTCTGGGACTCTGCTCTCAAGTACTGCCATCTCGAGCCTGATCAcaagcgagatcgaggaaAAGGCATCCAGATTGGCCGAGCCGCAAAAATATGCCAAGCACGATCAAGGTGTGGAGCTGACACAGGTGAGACAGCTGGTAGACTATCCGGTCGTCGATACTGGATCAtcgagcaggagcagcaacaaTGAGCAGATGGCAGCTGCGATGGAAGTTGTTGACGTTCCAGTCGTGTTTCAAGTGTTTGGCGGATTCGAAGACTTTGCTCAACGCGAGATTCTGCAGCAAACGCTCTTGCGTGCATCCGGCGATGAGGACGCCTTGACACACAAGCTCGGTGTTTCTTCCAGCATCCACTCTGGGCACGTCAAGGTGCTGGATAACAAGCTCGCTGGGCATGCATTGCAAGTCTATTTTGATGCTAAGCTCGGTATCGCCAAGACAGCATATTTGCTGACGGCGGTGCGTGAATTTCCGCGAGAGTTGGCAAAGGAGCTTAAGCACGAAAAGCACATTGGCGGTGCGAGCAAAAGGGCCAAATGGAAGGCGAAAGAGCTGCGCAAGGCACTGCAAAAGAAGGAGGGCAAGAAGCTGGCGACGCAACCGACCACGCCAGGGATCATCCAAAAGCCGTCTATCCTGCAGAAAGATGGCGAGAAGAACGAATCATCTCGCTCCATGACTGCCCCATCTGCTGATGGCAAAGCAACCATTTCAACTACAGCTGTCGAAGAAGCGACAAGCTCAGCCGTTAGTGAGGCCGAGACCGATGAAGGTGCGCCATTTCCTTCCGAGGTCAAGTTGCTTGAGCTACTCGACGACATTTGGGAGGCGTCACGTTCGCAGCTCGACCGAGCACTCGAAAGCTGGAAATGCATCGTCGCCGCAACCACCGGTGTTCCCGTCGCCACTTCGTGCCGCACATATCGAGCCACCGTTGACCGGGCCACGTACAATCTTCCAAGTCTCAACACTCAGACCATGGAACGATATGTGGGCGAACTTGCCTGGGATTGGCTCAACGGTCCCGACACGCCTAATACCGATCTGAATGCTCCGACCAACTGGCGAGTCGATTTGGAAAAGCCTATGGTGGATATCACGCTCAAATTCTTACCCGGGTTCGGCATCGGAGACGAGTTTGAAAAGGAGCTCGGCGAACAGGACGATCcggcgctcaagacggAAGGACAGATCGCGTTCATGATTAAACTGCCTCCACCAGCGACAGCAAACCCTCGACGACCGGCGGGAAGGAATGCGTTATTGGTTGGAGGAACAGCCATGGCCGAATACCGAGCTGCATCTCTagcgcttgcgcttccgCTACCAACGGAGCGAAAGACTCTGAATGGTGTGCAGTCCGGTCCAGAAGTTGCGCCGCTGCGTGTGCTCGAGGCTTGTTGTGGACATGGATCACTGGTTTTTGAGACCGCAGCGATGATGGAAGCTCGAGGACTTCACGGCCAAGTGTTGGGTTGCGATATCGACAATGAAACTATCGAGCGCGCACGTTgcatctcgaatctcgcTGGAttctcaagctcgagcggAGCTGTTTCTGTGCAACTGGAAGCCATCGACGGTACCGATTGCTCTGCGCTCCAATCGTTTGTCGGAGGCTCTTGCTCTGTTGATGCCATCATCACCGATCTACCGTGGGGTAAGCGGGAAAAAGCGTCGCAATCGCTGTCCAAACTCTACCACTTGTTTCTCGAATCGTGGTTCTCGGTGCTCCGAACCGGCGGATACATCCTAACGGTCACCGCAGAACATCGGACGCTCTCACGAGCTCTCAGTGTCTTTGAAACCACTTGCAGAAAGAAGCGATTGGGAGCATGCCTCAGGATGGAAGATGTGAGGATGCTGGACAAGAACGGAAGTGGATTGGAGCAGAACAAAGTGAAGCAACAGGGTGTGTTAGAAGCACAGAGAAACGGACAGATGAGGAAGATCGAGATCGGATACCATGTATATGTGTTTATGATCCGCAAGATTGCCATCTGA
- a CDS encoding uncharacterized protein (related to aspartic protease), producing the protein MKFTGATLVSSGLLAASAAMAAPAPASTGADTPVHIPIQKRSVVKRSGDDLLHWAYDQKALLQSKYNLPTNSSQNQRRAGATWLTNVQYDSSWVASLSGGTPAKDYEVVLDTGSSDLWISSQYYQPSSSSTFRNQSTPFDIQYGSGSVHGYQATDTFTLAGTTVNNLHVAVATSVSSGLTSAAMEGIMGMGFQRLASSGEPPLWVAAGIDTFSFYLERASLSTRDQTQPGGIFTLGGTNTSLYQGDISYNSLLEELYWMVRLGAIGTMGANVPLNGLTRAAIDTGTTLIGGPDSVVQQLYANIANSRSQGNGYYSFPCSSSVDATLTFGNQQYTIPSTDFVAGTLDQSGSQCLGAFFGLGSSSQTDLQWIVGDAFLKNVYSIFTTNRNNGNSGVGFASLARGLNSGTISKSVNSTSNSVSSDSPAATTAKRWNNVSALMATVALPVLALVFG; encoded by the coding sequence ATGAAGTTTACCGGCGCCACGCTGGTCTCATCAGGCCTCCTCGCCGCTTCAGCTGCGAtggctgctcctgctcctgcttcgACCGGCGCCGACACGCCAGTGCACATTCCCATTCAGAAGCGATCCGTTGTCAAGCGTTCTGGTGACGACCTTCTGCACTGGGCCTACGATCAAAAAGCGCTTCTTCAATCCAAGTACAACTTGCCGACCAATTCATCGCAAAACCAACGACGTGCGGGCGCTACATGGCTCACCAACGTACAGTATGATTCTTCCTGGGTCGCCTCCCTCTCGGGCGGTACACCAGCCAAGGACTACGAGGTGGTCCTCGACACGGGTTCCTCCGATCTGTGGATCTCTTCGCAATACTACCAGCCTtcgtcaagcagcaccTTTCGGAACCAGTCGACTCCGTTCGACATTCAGTATGGCTCGGGTTCAGTACATGGCTACCAAGCCACCGACACTTTTACGCTTGCTGGCACCACGGTCAACAATCTGCACGTTGCCGTAGCCACTTCGGTAAGCTCTGGTCTAACAAGTGCCGCTATGGAAGGTATCATGGGTATGGGCTTTCAGCGTCTCGCATCTTCCGGTGAACCTCCACTATGGGTCGCTGCCGGCATCGACACCTTCTCGTTCTACCTGGAGCGAGCCAGTCTCTCTACACGCGATCAGACGCAACCGGGCGGGATTTTTACGCTCGGTGGTACCAATACGAGCCTCTACCAAGGCGATATCAGCTACAACTCGCTCCTCGAAGAGCTCTATTGGATGGTTCGTCTGGGCGCTATCGGTACGATGGGAGCCAATGTGCCCCTCAACGGTCTAACTCGTGCAGCCATCGACACTGGTACCACCCTGATCGGCGGACCCGATTCTGTTGTTCAGCAGCTGTACGCCAACATCGCCAACTCTCGATCCCAGGGCAACGGATACTATTCGTTCCCGTGCAGCTCGTCAGTCGATGCAACGCTGACGTTTGGCAATCAGCAGTACACGATCCCCAGCACCGACTTTGTAGCAGGCACCCTGGACCAGTCGGGCTCTCAGTGTCTGGGTGCCTTCTTCGGCTTGGGCTCGTCCAGTCAGACCGACTTGCAGTGGATCGTGGGCGATGCCTTCCTGAAGAACGTGTACTCCATCTTTACCACCAATCGCAACAACGGCAACTCGGGCGTCGGCTTTGCTAGCTTGGCCAGAGGCTTGAACTCGGGTACCATTTCCAAGAGCGTAAACTCGaccagcaacagcgtcagcagcgacagtcccgccgccaccaccgccaaacgCTGGAATAACGTCTCGGCGTTGATGGCGACTGTCGCTCTGCCCGTCCTGGCGCTCGTATTTGGCTGA